A window of Chloroflexota bacterium genomic DNA:
GGCAAGTAAGTAAGCCAGGAAAAACAGCACCCGAACCAATCCTTCGGCCAAGTTGCTGAGCAGAGGCACAGTGATATAGCGATCGATCAAACCAACTAGCAACATCGGCAGCAGGACAAAAAGTCCAACGCCAAAGACAAGGGAAAGCAAAAGTGTTCCCCACATCATAGGGCCACCGAACTGCACGTTTTCTTCCGCCAGAGCCACATCAGCGGAGAACATGAGCGAGCGTGTGCCAAGAACCAGAGTGTCCCACAACATGGTCAGTCCGCGCACAAAAGGGAACTTGATAAGGGGGCTGTTGTAGAGCCGAGGGGGCAATGGTTCGCTATGCACCACGATCTCGCCAGAGGGCTTGCGCACAGCCACTGCCATGTGGCTGGCACCACGGATCATCACGCCCTCGATAACGGCTTGACCACCGTAGTGAAATTCTTTCAT
This region includes:
- a CDS encoding DUF1385 domain-containing protein, which codes for MKEFHYGGQAVIEGVMIRGASHMAVAVRKPSGEIVVHSEPLPPRLYNSPLIKFPFVRGLTMLWDTLVLGTRSLMFSADVALAEENVQFGGPMMWGTLLLSLVFGVGLFVLLPMLLVGLIDRYITVPLLSNLAEGLVRVLFFLAYLLAIRSLPDIRRVFAYHGAEHKTVNAYEAGVPLTVQEIKPFPIAHTRCGTSFLLIVLVLFVLLSALLGRPPMLWRVLSRLALVPIVVALAYEFIKFTARYHDHALVRFLIAPGLWLQQLTTQEPDDSMLQVSIAALQRVLAEDHAGT